One Nicotiana tomentosiformis chromosome 4, ASM39032v3, whole genome shotgun sequence genomic window carries:
- the LOC138908925 gene encoding GDSL esterase/lipase At5g03980-like, translating into MAPLSLPKVSFFLLVITFAYFSSPSAAQTKCNIRSVYQLGDSLADAGNVIRTPGASIIFRANQAPYGETFFRRPTGRFSNGRIIIDYISSAFKLSFLNAYLDRGASFSQGVNFAVAGATALNSSFWAARGIRLPTWNTPLAAQLGWFKSHLQSTCGSNCAQTLRSSSLIVMGEWGGNDYYNGFFQNKQLPEVRTYVPFVVAGIMRSIKDVIQLGATRILVPGIYPLGCLPLYLTSFPDSNANGYDQLGCLRNYNDFASYHNRYLTRSLASLQREFPNVRIVYGDYYGALLTLLRSASSFGFNQNTLLTACCGTGGRYNFNFRTVCGSASVRACSNPAQYVHWDGIHLTDEAHRHMTDIVVKDMLSRFGCTV; encoded by the coding sequence ATGGCTCCTCTGTCTCTACCCAAagtatctttctttcttttagtgATAACTTTCGCATATTTCTCTTCTCCCTCAGCTGCCCAAACAAAATGTAACATCAGATCAGTTTACCAACTCGGTGACTCACTCGCTGATGCCGGAAATGTCATCCGTACACCCGGCGCTTCCATTATATTCCGAGCCAACCAAGCTCCTTACGGTGAAACCTTCTTTAGAAGACCTACCGGCCGTTTCTCAAACGGCCGTATTATTATCGACTACATTTCCTCTGCTTTCAAACTCTCCTTCCTCAATGCTTACTTGGACAGAGGTGCTTCTTTTAGCCAAGGCGTTAACTTCGCCGTGGCTGGTGCCACGGCGCTAAATTCCTCTTTCTGGGCAGCTCGAGGTATTCGGCTGCCCACATGGAACACGCCGTTGGCTGCTCAATTAGGTTggtttaaatctcatttacaatCCACATGTGGTTCTAATTGTGCACAAACTCTTAGGAGTTCGTCTCTTATAGTAATGGGAGAATGGGGTGGCAATGATTATTACAATGGGTTTTTCCAAAACAAGCAATTACCCGAGGTCCGTACCTACGTTCCTTTTGTTGTTGCCGGTATTATGAGAAGCATCAAAGATGTGATTCAGCTTGGGGCAactcgtattttggttccaggaATTTATCCACTGGGGTGTCTTCCTTTGTATTTGACATCTTTTCCTGATTCTAATGCAAATGGTTACGACCAATTGGGTTGCTTGAGAAATTATAATGATTTTGCTTCGTACCATAATAGATACCTGACCAGAAGTTTGGCATCTCTACAACGTGAATTTCCGAATGTTAGGATTGTCTATGGAGATTATTACGGGGCGCTTTTGACTCTTCTTCGCAGTGCTTCTTCCTTTGGATTTAATCAGAATACGTTGTTAACTGCGTGCTGTGGAACTGGAGGACGATACAACTTTAATTTCAGGACTGTGTGTGGATCAGCTAGTGTAAGAGCTTGTTCTAACCCGGCTCAATACGTGCATTGGGATGGTATTCATTTGACAGATGAAGCTCATCGTCATATGACAGACATTGTTGTCAAAGACATGCTTTCCAGATTCGGGTGTACCGTTTAG